The Gadus macrocephalus chromosome 20, ASM3116895v1 genome includes a region encoding these proteins:
- the kcnj3a gene encoding G protein-activated inward rectifier potassium channel 1: MTCQARTSYTEDEVLWGHRFFPVISLEEGFFKVDYSQFHATFEVPTPPYSVKEAEDALLLSSPLLAPSLCNSGGGGDRNSSLDGLEALEDSDSTAKLPTKLQKMTGGGCRDGLPRKLLRMSSTTSEMTYSLGDLPMKLQRISSVPGVSDDKLLLGKASKIGSEPMSKSVADLPPKLQRLAGGGRMDGHLPPKLRKMNSDRFT, encoded by the coding sequence atgaCGTGCCAGGCGCGGACGTCGTACACGGAGGACGAGGTGCTGTGGGGCCACCGCTTCTTCCCCGTCATCTCCCTGGAGGAGGGCTTCTTCAAGGTGGACTACTCGCAGTTCCACGCCACCTTCGAGGTGCCCACGCCGCCCTACAGTgtgaaggaggcggaggacgcCCTGCTGCTCTCCTCGCCGCTCCTGGCGCCGTCCCTGTGcaacagcggcggcggcggcgaccgcaACAGCTCCCTGGACGGCCTGGAGGCGCTGGAGGACAGCGACTCCACGGCCAAGCTGCCCACCAAGCTGCAGAAGATGACGGGCGGGGGCTGCCGCGACGGGCTGCCCCGCAAGCTGCTGCGCATGAGCTCCACCACCTCGGAGATGACCTACAGCCTGGGCGACCTGCCCATGAAGCTGCAGCGCATCAGCTCGGTGCCGGGCGTGTCCGACGACAAGCTGCTGCTGGGGAAGGCGTCCAAAATCGGCAGCGAGCCCATGAGCAAGTCGGTGGCGGACTTGCCCCCCAagctgcagcggctggccgGCGGGGGCAGGATGGACGGACACCTGCCGCCCAAACTGAGGAAAATGAATTCGGACCGCTTCACGTAA